Proteins encoded within one genomic window of Bacillus sp. 1NLA3E:
- a CDS encoding UxaA family hydrolase — MKKFLQIHEKDNIIIALIDLKKDETLSVNDTSILLKEDINRGHKIASTEIKESENIMKYGYPIGHALTTIAAGEHVHTHNTKTNLSGIQDYQYTPVQTPNPYKDEKRTFKGYRRENGNVGIRNELWIVPTVGCVNGIADKIIKRFEKHVGDISPFDHVLVLKHNYGCSQLGDDHENTKQILLNAVHHPNAGGVLVLGLGCENNQLPEFKKALGNVNEDRVKFLISQAVGDEIEEGFKLLKEIYENAKTDKREDISLSELKIGLKCGGSDGFSGITANPLLGRFSDYLIAQGGTTVLTEVPEMFGAETRLMEHAANEEVFHKVVDLINDFKAYFMQHNQPVYENPSPGNKAGGITTLEDKSLGCTQKAGTSTVVDVLKYGEVLKTKGLNLLSAPGNDLVSSSALAAAGCQMVLFTTGRGTPFGSFVPTLKISTNKQLYEAKPHWIDFNAEILLEDGVSSDQVLNDFIDYITKVASGELVNNEKNDFREIAIFKSGVTL, encoded by the coding sequence ATGAAGAAGTTCTTACAAATTCATGAAAAGGATAACATCATCATTGCCTTGATAGATTTAAAGAAGGATGAAACACTGAGCGTTAATGATACTAGCATTCTATTAAAAGAGGATATCAATCGCGGTCATAAAATCGCCTCTACAGAAATCAAGGAAAGTGAAAATATTATGAAATACGGGTATCCGATTGGACATGCGCTGACAACAATTGCAGCGGGAGAACATGTTCATACCCACAACACCAAAACGAATTTATCCGGAATCCAGGATTATCAGTACACACCGGTACAAACGCCAAATCCATATAAAGATGAAAAGCGGACCTTCAAAGGGTATCGAAGGGAAAATGGAAATGTTGGCATTCGAAACGAACTTTGGATCGTGCCAACAGTTGGATGTGTAAACGGAATTGCCGATAAAATAATCAAACGCTTTGAAAAGCATGTGGGTGATATTAGTCCGTTTGATCATGTTCTAGTTTTAAAGCACAATTATGGTTGCTCCCAGCTTGGGGACGACCATGAAAATACGAAACAAATTTTGCTCAATGCTGTTCATCACCCAAATGCTGGTGGAGTACTCGTTTTAGGGCTCGGATGTGAGAACAATCAACTGCCGGAATTTAAAAAGGCGCTTGGAAACGTGAATGAGGACAGAGTGAAATTCCTGATATCTCAAGCTGTTGGCGATGAGATTGAGGAAGGCTTTAAACTCCTTAAGGAAATCTATGAAAATGCTAAAACCGATAAAAGAGAGGACATCTCTCTTTCAGAATTAAAAATCGGTTTAAAATGCGGCGGTTCCGACGGTTTTTCTGGAATAACAGCCAACCCGCTGCTTGGAAGGTTCTCTGACTATTTGATTGCCCAAGGTGGAACTACCGTTCTGACTGAAGTTCCGGAAATGTTCGGTGCCGAAACCAGATTAATGGAACACGCTGCCAATGAAGAAGTATTTCATAAAGTAGTAGACTTAATCAATGACTTTAAGGCTTATTTCATGCAGCATAATCAGCCTGTTTATGAAAATCCTTCACCAGGGAACAAAGCCGGTGGCATTACTACCTTGGAGGACAAATCGCTTGGATGTACGCAGAAGGCTGGTACTTCCACTGTTGTTGATGTTCTAAAATATGGAGAGGTTCTTAAGACGAAAGGATTAAACCTTCTCAGCGCACCAGGAAATGATCTCGTTTCCTCCTCCGCACTTGCTGCTGCCGGTTGTCAGATGGTGTTGTTTACCACAGGAAGAGGAACGCCGTTTGGGTCTTTTGTTCCAACCCTAAAGATTTCAACCAACAAACAACTATATGAAGCTAAACCTCACTGGATTGATTTTAATGCAGAGATTCTGCTTGAAGATGGAGTATCCTCTGATCAAGTGTTAAATGATTTTATCGATTATATAACCAAAGTGGCGAGCGGTGAGCTTGTAAATAACGAGAAGAATGACTTTAGAGAAATTGCTATCTTTAAAAGCGGGGTAACTTTATAA
- a CDS encoding bifunctional 4-hydroxy-2-oxoglutarate aldolase/2-dehydro-3-deoxy-phosphogluconate aldolase, giving the protein MKKLMILSKLSECGVIAVVRADSQEEAVKISDACVKGGITGIEITFTIDGAEAIVKELVSHYRTHPDVMIGAGTVLDEVTARIAILAGAQYIVSPSFDKQTAKMCNLYQVPYLPGCMTITEMKNALEYGVDIIKLFPGNAFGPEFVKALKAPLPQVNIMPTGGVSLDNVDQWIKNGCVAVGVGGNLVSPAKTGDYGKITENAKLYIEKVQEAREGLR; this is encoded by the coding sequence ATGAAAAAACTTATGATATTATCCAAACTTTCGGAGTGCGGGGTAATTGCTGTCGTTAGAGCAGACTCGCAAGAAGAAGCAGTCAAAATCTCAGATGCGTGTGTAAAAGGTGGTATTACCGGCATCGAAATAACCTTTACAATCGATGGTGCTGAGGCAATTGTAAAGGAACTTGTCTCACATTATCGTACTCACCCCGATGTAATGATTGGTGCAGGAACAGTTCTTGATGAAGTAACAGCCAGAATTGCTATTTTGGCAGGGGCGCAATACATTGTCAGCCCAAGTTTTGATAAACAAACGGCCAAAATGTGCAATTTATATCAGGTCCCTTATTTGCCAGGCTGCATGACGATTACAGAAATGAAAAATGCACTAGAATATGGCGTCGATATCATTAAATTGTTCCCAGGGAACGCTTTTGGTCCAGAGTTCGTGAAAGCGCTTAAAGCACCTTTACCGCAAGTGAACATCATGCCTACTGGTGGTGTAAGTCTCGATAATGTCGACCAATGGATTAAAAATGGCTGTGTCGCCGTCGGTGTTGGAGGGAATCTTGTCTCACCTGCCAAAACGGGAGACTATGGAAAAATCACCGAAAATGCGAAATTATATATTGAAAAAGTACAAGAAGCAAGAGAGGGATTACGATGA
- a CDS encoding sugar kinase: MKKIVTLGEIMLRLSTPKGERLSQANQLNAHYGGAEANVAVSLSYFGYDSYFISKVPNNPLGLAVERHLKSHGVHTDYLQKGGERLGSYYLEAGAGERGSQVTYDRKYSSFSELKVEAVDLEAALQSASLFHVSGITLALSPELRELTLHALKKAKEYGVKTSFDFNYRAKLWSQAEAKEAILPLLPFIDICSCGELDAVYLLGMEKATESLPPEEKLKYYYEKLTDLYPNIELLCSTFRTVISASSNRLQGNLFVDGKLYQSKVHPINPIIDRVGGGDAFAAGVLSGVLDELDPDQIISFATAASALKHTVYGDCNPFTKEEVLKFAENESGKIVR, translated from the coding sequence ATGAAGAAGATTGTCACACTAGGGGAAATCATGCTTCGCCTTTCTACCCCCAAGGGAGAGAGACTTTCACAAGCTAACCAACTTAACGCCCATTATGGCGGTGCCGAGGCCAATGTTGCTGTTTCTCTTTCATATTTCGGTTATGATTCCTATTTTATTAGCAAAGTCCCGAATAATCCTTTGGGGCTAGCTGTGGAAAGGCATTTGAAATCTCATGGTGTTCACACAGATTATCTTCAAAAGGGTGGAGAACGTTTAGGTAGTTACTACCTTGAAGCTGGTGCCGGGGAAAGAGGCTCTCAAGTAACCTATGATCGGAAATACTCCAGTTTTTCAGAGCTGAAAGTGGAAGCAGTTGATTTGGAAGCGGCTTTGCAGAGTGCCTCGTTATTTCATGTTTCGGGAATTACATTGGCGTTATCCCCTGAGTTGAGAGAATTGACGCTTCATGCCCTGAAAAAGGCAAAAGAGTATGGCGTTAAAACGAGCTTTGATTTCAATTACCGGGCCAAGCTCTGGAGCCAGGCAGAGGCTAAAGAAGCGATTTTGCCGCTGCTTCCTTTTATTGATATTTGTTCGTGCGGAGAATTGGATGCCGTCTATCTCCTCGGGATGGAGAAAGCAACCGAGTCTCTCCCACCAGAAGAAAAACTAAAATATTATTACGAAAAGCTGACGGATTTATATCCAAACATTGAATTATTATGCTCAACCTTTCGTACAGTCATTTCTGCTTCAAGTAACAGGCTACAAGGCAATCTGTTTGTTGATGGCAAGCTGTATCAATCAAAGGTTCATCCTATTAATCCAATCATTGACCGTGTCGGCGGGGGTGACGCATTTGCAGCAGGCGTTTTGTCCGGAGTTCTCGATGAGCTAGATCCCGACCAGATTATCTCCTTTGCAACTGCAGCTTCTGCTTTAAAACACACAGTTTACGGAGATTGTAATCCTTTTACAAAGGAAGAAGTTTTAAAGTTTGCTGAAAATGAATCAGGTAAGATTGTACGGTAA
- a CDS encoding cupin, translated as MNILSYEFNQEGMSRVYENEKWTVGIKNWKPANDIKGIDCLERHNKTDELFVLLSGECVLVFANEINNDLKFETVNMEPYKVYNIPQSLWHNTITMKDTKMVLIEDSSTSMENSDILPLNAKQILEIQEKVNV; from the coding sequence ATGAACATTTTATCGTATGAATTTAATCAAGAAGGTATGAGTCGGGTATATGAAAATGAAAAGTGGACCGTAGGTATTAAAAATTGGAAGCCCGCTAATGATATAAAAGGTATTGACTGCTTGGAAAGACACAATAAAACTGATGAACTATTTGTGTTACTTTCAGGAGAATGTGTTTTGGTGTTTGCAAATGAAATAAATAATGACTTAAAATTTGAAACAGTAAATATGGAACCATATAAAGTTTACAATATTCCACAATCATTATGGCATAATACAATCACGATGAAAGATACAAAAATGGTATTAATTGAAGATTCATCTACAAGCATGGAAAATAGTGATATTCTTCCATTGAATGCTAAACAAATTTTAGAAATTCAAGAAAAAGTAAACGTATAA
- a CDS encoding transketolase family protein, producing MGKSLRVAYGEALKELGAINENIVVMDGDLAHATMTSIFADEYPDRFYNIGIAEANLFCIAAGVSHSGLIPFVSTFSLFGTGRAYEQIRNSISYVNANVKFGLSHSGLSVGEDGGSHQSIEDISLMRGLPGMTVFVPCDPIETRKAVFAAYEIDGPVYIRVARPIVENVTTEATPFIPGKANILRDGSDVCIMATGLMVSEALAAAKLLEKDGIKAAVVNFHTIKPFDSECVLQMAEQCGAVVTVEEHSVIGGLGSAVAEVLAGNSSAKFTRVGINDKFGKSGKPADLFKEYGLTAENIVDKCKSLVGVHL from the coding sequence ATGGGTAAATCATTAAGAGTAGCTTATGGAGAAGCATTAAAAGAATTAGGTGCCATAAATGAAAATATTGTCGTCATGGATGGAGATTTAGCTCATGCTACTATGACAAGTATTTTTGCAGATGAGTATCCAGACCGATTCTATAATATCGGAATTGCAGAAGCAAATTTATTTTGTATTGCAGCCGGAGTTTCGCACTCAGGATTAATACCTTTTGTCAGTACATTTTCCCTATTTGGAACAGGGCGGGCCTATGAACAAATTCGAAATTCGATCAGCTATGTCAATGCAAATGTAAAGTTTGGTTTGTCACATTCAGGTTTATCTGTTGGAGAAGATGGAGGTAGCCATCAATCTATTGAAGATATTTCCTTGATGCGAGGATTACCAGGAATGACTGTTTTTGTTCCGTGTGACCCAATTGAAACTAGAAAGGCTGTTTTTGCTGCATATGAAATCGATGGCCCGGTCTATATTCGTGTAGCAAGACCTATTGTTGAGAATGTTACAACAGAAGCCACCCCGTTTATTCCAGGCAAAGCTAATATATTAAGAGATGGGTCTGATGTTTGTATAATGGCTACCGGATTAATGGTGTCAGAAGCATTGGCGGCAGCTAAACTATTAGAAAAGGATGGAATAAAAGCGGCGGTAGTCAATTTCCATACCATAAAGCCTTTCGATAGTGAGTGTGTATTACAAATGGCCGAACAATGTGGAGCAGTTGTTACGGTAGAAGAGCATTCAGTCATTGGTGGACTTGGAAGTGCTGTTGCTGAAGTGTTGGCTGGAAATTCATCAGCCAAATTTACTAGAGTAGGCATAAACGATAAGTTTGGTAAATCCGGAAAACCTGCAGATTTATTTAAGGAGTATGGTCTGACAGCTGAAAATATTGTTGATAAATGTAAATCGTTAGTAGGAGTACATCTTTAA
- a CDS encoding transketolase, translating into MQKANLEETAKKIRADILKMIYTAQSGHPGGSLSLVEILIALYYDVANIDPANPNKEDRDRIVLSKGHGCPALYAILANKGYFPIEDLKDFRQVHSHLQGHPDMKKTPGVDANTGSLGQGVSISTGMALAAKHRKMDYKVYAIIGDGEVQEGLVWEAAMASAHYKLDNLVVILDHNGLQIDGSNDDVLSIGDIMEKYRVFGFECFKVDGHDLDAIHYALKAPVSGKPKFICCETHKGNGISFMEDEYGWHGKAPNQQEFEKAMEELGVTING; encoded by the coding sequence ATGCAAAAAGCTAATCTAGAAGAAACTGCAAAAAAAATACGGGCAGATATTTTAAAAATGATCTATACTGCTCAATCTGGCCATCCTGGTGGGTCACTTTCTCTTGTCGAGATTTTAATAGCTTTATATTATGATGTAGCAAATATTGATCCAGCAAATCCAAATAAAGAGGATAGGGACCGGATTGTCCTTAGTAAAGGTCATGGTTGTCCAGCTCTCTATGCAATATTAGCAAATAAGGGCTATTTTCCTATAGAAGATCTCAAGGATTTCCGCCAAGTCCATAGCCATTTACAAGGGCACCCCGATATGAAGAAAACGCCAGGTGTTGATGCTAATACTGGTTCGCTTGGACAAGGAGTATCCATTTCAACTGGAATGGCTTTAGCCGCAAAACATAGAAAAATGGATTATAAAGTGTATGCAATTATCGGAGATGGTGAAGTCCAAGAAGGTTTGGTTTGGGAAGCGGCAATGGCCTCTGCACATTACAAATTAGATAATTTGGTTGTTATTTTAGATCATAACGGTCTTCAAATTGATGGCTCCAATGATGATGTTTTAAGCATTGGAGATATTATGGAAAAATATAGAGTGTTTGGTTTTGAATGTTTCAAGGTGGATGGACATGACCTTGATGCGATTCACTATGCACTTAAAGCACCAGTTTCCGGGAAGCCCAAATTTATTTGTTGTGAAACACATAAGGGGAATGGGATTTCCTTTATGGAAGATGAATATGGATGGCATGGAAAAGCACCGAATCAACAAGAATTTGAAAAAGCTATGGAAGAATTGGGGGTAACGATAAATGGGTAA
- a CDS encoding carbohydrate ABC transporter permease, translated as MKRKGFNWSKIFSVYLPIMTILLFLIFPFYWTFVTSIKPELELYGTTVTYWPKALTFAAYKNLFSEYNFLHPMLNSLLVATITTLVTLVVSTLAAYAFTRYNFKGKKVLMALFLTNNMFPTVLLLIPLYTIMRNINLLYSPLSLVFAYTTFTIPFSVWMLTGYLKDLPSSLEEAAMIDGATRAYAFIKIIMPVLTPSIVATGVYIFIQSWNEYTFAVLFTNEASRTIPVSLKNLIGQLGVQWDLLTAGGIITIIPVCLMFFFAQKKLIEGMTAGSEKG; from the coding sequence TTGAAAAGAAAAGGTTTTAATTGGAGTAAAATATTCAGTGTTTATTTGCCGATTATGACAATATTATTGTTTTTAATTTTCCCGTTTTACTGGACTTTTGTTACATCCATTAAACCTGAACTTGAATTATATGGAACAACAGTAACCTACTGGCCTAAAGCACTAACATTTGCAGCTTATAAAAATTTATTTAGTGAATATAATTTTTTACATCCAATGTTAAATAGTTTATTAGTTGCTACTATTACTACATTAGTAACTCTGGTTGTTTCAACCTTAGCTGCTTATGCATTCACAAGATATAATTTTAAAGGTAAAAAAGTACTGATGGCTTTGTTTTTGACAAATAATATGTTTCCAACTGTATTACTTTTAATACCCTTATATACGATTATGCGTAATATCAATCTATTATATTCACCGTTATCACTAGTATTTGCTTACACAACTTTCACGATTCCTTTTTCAGTATGGATGCTTACCGGATATTTAAAAGATTTGCCTTCATCATTAGAAGAAGCAGCTATGATAGACGGGGCTACAAGAGCATATGCATTTATTAAAATTATCATGCCAGTCCTTACACCATCGATTGTTGCGACAGGTGTATATATATTCATTCAATCATGGAATGAATATACATTTGCAGTTTTGTTTACAAATGAGGCAAGCCGAACCATACCGGTTTCATTAAAAAACTTAATTGGTCAGTTAGGTGTTCAATGGGATTTACTGACAGCAGGTGGAATTATTACAATTATTCCTGTTTGTCTAATGTTCTTCTTTGCACAAAAGAAACTGATTGAAGGGATGACTGCAGGTTCAGAAAAAGGTTAA
- a CDS encoding carbohydrate ABC transporter permease, translated as MQRKKLNIWPYLLIAPALLIVTLVVFVPVINALIMSFQSYDLRRPFDIDFIGLSNYKEVMSDPLFWSSLKYTLIWVIGGVGLQFLFGFILALLLNQKFKGRGIVRAASLIPWATPGVLIGLMWKWIYDGNYGVLNDVLLKLNIIDQAIPFLSQTSTAFPSVIVTIIWQGIPFFAIMLLAGLQGISQEMYEAADIDGATSFQKLVRITIPSLKNTILTTLLLRIIWVSNSVDIIYNMTGGGPSYSSQTLSVYIFNKANVLNLGYASAMALILMALLAFVAIPYIKNSFKEG; from the coding sequence TTGCAACGGAAAAAGTTGAATATTTGGCCCTATCTTTTGATAGCTCCTGCATTACTTATCGTTACTCTCGTAGTTTTTGTACCAGTAATTAATGCTCTCATCATGAGTTTCCAAAGTTATGACTTAAGAAGGCCTTTTGATATAGATTTCATTGGTTTAAGCAACTATAAGGAAGTAATGTCAGACCCTCTTTTTTGGTCTTCACTCAAATATACATTAATTTGGGTAATCGGAGGGGTAGGGCTACAATTTTTATTTGGGTTTATCCTAGCGTTACTTTTAAACCAAAAGTTTAAAGGGCGCGGGATAGTGCGTGCAGCTAGTTTGATTCCTTGGGCAACACCAGGGGTATTAATTGGTTTGATGTGGAAATGGATTTACGATGGGAATTATGGAGTTTTGAACGACGTATTATTAAAGCTCAATATAATAGATCAAGCCATTCCATTTTTATCACAAACATCAACTGCATTCCCGTCTGTAATCGTGACAATTATCTGGCAAGGCATTCCGTTTTTTGCAATCATGCTACTAGCGGGTCTTCAAGGTATATCTCAGGAAATGTATGAAGCAGCTGATATTGATGGAGCAACGAGTTTTCAAAAACTAGTGAGAATTACCATTCCATCTTTGAAAAATACGATCCTAACTACTTTGTTACTGCGGATTATTTGGGTCTCAAACTCAGTGGATATTATTTACAATATGACTGGAGGCGGACCTTCTTATTCCTCGCAAACTTTAAGTGTATACATATTTAATAAAGCAAATGTTTTAAACCTTGGATATGCATCTGCAATGGCATTAATTTTAATGGCGCTCTTAGCCTTTGTGGCCATTCCTTATATAAAAAATAGTTTTAAGGAGGGATGA
- a CDS encoding ABC transporter substrate-binding protein, with protein MKKMFIVLLLVVLSFSLIACNSKEAAKSTKKDTKKSEAEAVTLKYWYWADNPEYSKVMQNIIKDFNSTNGKGITVVGEEYPWDGGAYSESLFTAAMGGGGPDVATFKLTSTPLFKANKLLANLDDFISDWKDKDDIDENIYNIMKQASGTDSVYVMPWNTQVLYVYYRPSIFEKAGIEVPKTYKEFLTAIKKTTMDTNGDGKTDVYGFGMRGAKGGQEPWGSFIYGRGGDFDHLNSKESIKGMQDFVDLYKKGYVPPTATTDGFNEIISNFKSGKTAMTIHHTGSSKGMVESLGDDVSAFAFPKGDGQWTSMGDTENVIFESSKNKEAAFEWVSYLATGKGQVDWNEATGNVPVSKTVQAMDYFQNDKFMKASIAGMPYAGILPIRDTTTEWINTDWPNTVASTLLGNLTSEEAMKILQEKLAK; from the coding sequence ATGAAAAAAATGTTTATAGTTTTACTTTTGGTAGTCTTAAGTTTTAGTTTGATAGCTTGTAATTCCAAAGAAGCAGCCAAATCTACTAAAAAGGATACTAAAAAATCAGAAGCGGAAGCCGTCACACTTAAATACTGGTATTGGGCTGATAATCCAGAATACTCTAAGGTTATGCAAAATATTATTAAAGATTTTAATAGCACAAATGGCAAAGGAATTACAGTCGTTGGAGAAGAATATCCTTGGGATGGCGGAGCGTATAGTGAATCGTTATTTACTGCAGCAATGGGTGGCGGTGGACCGGATGTAGCAACTTTTAAATTAACATCAACACCACTATTTAAAGCCAATAAGTTGCTTGCTAATTTAGATGATTTCATTTCCGACTGGAAGGATAAAGATGATATTGATGAAAATATCTATAACATTATGAAACAAGCAAGCGGTACTGACAGCGTTTATGTAATGCCATGGAATACACAAGTATTATATGTTTATTACCGTCCTTCAATATTTGAGAAAGCAGGAATTGAAGTACCAAAAACATACAAAGAATTTTTAACAGCCATAAAAAAAACCACGATGGATACTAATGGTGATGGAAAGACCGATGTATATGGATTTGGTATGAGAGGTGCTAAAGGTGGTCAAGAGCCTTGGGGAAGTTTCATCTATGGACGAGGTGGGGATTTCGATCACTTAAATAGTAAAGAATCAATAAAGGGTATGCAGGATTTTGTGGATTTATATAAAAAGGGTTATGTTCCACCAACAGCAACAACTGATGGATTCAACGAAATCATTTCAAACTTCAAATCAGGAAAAACCGCTATGACAATTCACCATACAGGTTCATCAAAAGGAATGGTAGAATCACTCGGAGACGATGTATCAGCATTTGCTTTCCCTAAAGGTGATGGCCAATGGACATCAATGGGCGATACAGAAAATGTAATATTTGAATCAAGTAAAAATAAAGAAGCTGCATTTGAATGGGTTTCATATTTAGCTACAGGAAAAGGACAAGTAGATTGGAATGAAGCCACAGGGAATGTTCCAGTAAGTAAAACTGTACAAGCAATGGATTATTTCCAAAATGATAAATTTATGAAAGCTTCAATTGCAGGAATGCCATATGCAGGGATTTTACCAATTCGAGATACAACAACAGAATGGATCAATACTGATTGGCCTAATACAGTTGCTTCTACATTATTGGGAAATTTAACATCTGAAGAAGCAATGAAAATTTTACAGGAAAAACTTGCAAAATAG
- a CDS encoding FadR/GntR family transcriptional regulator translates to MSFLTAEKVRDIIIKNGMKPGDKLPSESELIELFKVSRTTIREAMKILKAENIIEIQQGRGTFVSKETGMIGDPLGLTFVNQKTLLKNLLEARLLIEPPITLLAAQRANDSDVKDLQDVINKMKELNYHDKNSAELDLEFHKLIAKATGNDVLYRVIPIINESIMKGYGETVNNIESFRRAFQSHLNIFKAIKDKDFLAARYESEKHIRQTLDDVYGY, encoded by the coding sequence TTGTCCTTTCTCACAGCAGAAAAAGTTCGGGATATCATTATTAAAAATGGCATGAAACCCGGAGATAAATTGCCAAGTGAAAGTGAGTTAATCGAATTATTTAAAGTAAGCAGAACAACAATTAGGGAAGCAATGAAAATTTTGAAGGCTGAAAACATCATCGAAATTCAACAGGGAAGAGGGACTTTTGTTAGTAAAGAAACAGGGATGATTGGAGATCCTTTAGGATTAACTTTTGTTAATCAAAAAACCTTACTAAAAAACCTTCTAGAAGCTAGGCTGTTAATTGAACCACCAATAACTCTATTGGCAGCTCAAAGGGCAAATGATTCTGATGTAAAAGATTTGCAAGATGTCATTAATAAAATGAAAGAACTTAATTATCATGATAAAAATAGTGCAGAATTAGATTTAGAGTTCCATAAATTAATTGCAAAAGCCACAGGTAATGATGTTTTGTATCGGGTCATTCCGATAATCAATGAGTCAATAATGAAAGGCTATGGAGAAACGGTAAATAACATAGAAAGTTTCCGAAGAGCATTTCAGAGCCATTTGAATATTTTTAAAGCAATAAAAGATAAAGATTTTCTGGCTGCTAGATATGAGTCAGAAAAGCATATAAGACAAACTTTAGATGACGTTTATGGTTATTAA
- a CDS encoding SWIM zinc finger family protein, with translation MAPITEYNAELLEFASRNMKGLLRPERDEDAKLVQKGLMLYRQGLVYQLRFDGDIVAAGVQDVTPVQVKLDLSFLETSQCSCPEEGFCRHQLAVFFHALSQVASVATWVEDWRQPIKAKTAATNWGLQTARDLLKASKKPEANYQDWSETFLDSFQRMMVGNGQPNPYVVPELFRVYWRRIKADSPIETEWRTLYELIANMHSFMLLADLSEEFGHTDTMVDRYYRHLFHGMIEDIEKAIARLSITSMPFAFDGFIEKLKDDASGLLEVSDGLAYEGIHLYRLLWSQLFKKSPWHLSERERLEELAMRNPDYLPVQVGLIHQDILAKKDDEGLELLANLEMIGVPYMLYWLEQFTFQKEWKRIGPFIDLFVSRLNGYLRGLHSYDACIDFTGMALDLVVPYCEEVDRADLLERTLVQSLPYSFRVYDTFLFKQRGFEKWVELQAFIGAELPYLEKERVKEVQKQDPGALLPLYHQAIADNIELKNRASYREAVKLLKKLRTIYKKLGRLADWERFLTLLLMQTKRLRAFQEECKRGKLIDA, from the coding sequence GTGGCGCCCATTACAGAATATAATGCAGAACTATTGGAGTTTGCCTCTCGAAATATGAAAGGACTGTTAAGGCCTGAACGTGACGAAGACGCGAAGCTTGTTCAAAAGGGGCTGATGTTGTATCGCCAAGGCCTTGTCTATCAGCTGCGATTTGACGGGGATATAGTAGCAGCTGGGGTTCAGGATGTCACACCGGTTCAGGTGAAGCTTGATTTGAGCTTTCTTGAGACGAGTCAATGCTCTTGTCCAGAAGAAGGCTTTTGTCGGCACCAGTTGGCGGTGTTTTTTCATGCCCTCTCTCAGGTTGCCAGTGTCGCGACTTGGGTCGAGGACTGGCGTCAGCCGATAAAAGCGAAGACGGCAGCAACGAATTGGGGACTGCAAACAGCGCGTGATTTATTAAAGGCATCGAAAAAGCCGGAAGCCAATTATCAGGATTGGAGCGAAACTTTTTTAGATAGCTTTCAGAGGATGATGGTCGGAAATGGCCAGCCCAATCCGTACGTCGTCCCTGAATTGTTTCGGGTTTATTGGCGCCGGATTAAGGCTGATTCTCCAATTGAAACCGAATGGCGAACCTTGTATGAATTAATTGCCAATATGCATTCGTTTATGTTGTTGGCAGATCTTAGCGAGGAATTTGGTCATACCGATACAATGGTGGATCGTTATTATCGCCATTTATTTCATGGAATGATTGAGGATATCGAAAAGGCAATCGCCCGGCTGTCGATCACGTCGATGCCGTTTGCCTTTGATGGTTTTATCGAAAAATTAAAAGATGACGCTAGTGGCTTATTAGAGGTCTCGGATGGACTCGCCTACGAGGGCATCCATTTATACCGCTTGCTGTGGAGCCAATTGTTTAAGAAGTCGCCGTGGCACCTTTCAGAACGAGAACGGCTTGAGGAATTAGCGATGCGGAACCCGGATTATCTGCCAGTGCAGGTCGGATTGATTCATCAGGACATTTTAGCCAAAAAGGATGACGAGGGGCTGGAATTATTAGCGAACCTGGAGATGATTGGGGTCCCTTATATGCTGTATTGGCTGGAGCAGTTTACGTTTCAAAAGGAGTGGAAACGGATTGGTCCGTTTATTGACCTGTTCGTTTCACGGTTGAATGGGTATCTGCGGGGTCTTCATAGCTATGATGCCTGTATTGATTTTACCGGGATGGCTTTAGACCTTGTCGTGCCCTATTGTGAAGAGGTGGACCGAGCCGATTTGCTTGAACGCACGCTTGTTCAGAGTCTTCCTTACAGTTTTCGGGTCTATGATACTTTTTTATTTAAGCAACGAGGCTTTGAAAAGTGGGTTGAGCTCCAGGCTTTTATCGGCGCTGAACTTCCCTATTTAGAAAAAGAAAGGGTTAAAGAGGTGCAAAAGCAGGATCCAGGTGCGCTTCTGCCCCTTTATCATCAAGCGATTGCCGACAATATTGAGTTGAAAAATCGGGCTAGTTATCGGGAGGCCGTGAAGCTATTGAAGAAGCTGCGGACGATTTATAAAAAATTGGGGCGCCTTGCGGATTGGGAGAGGTTTTTGACTTTGTTGCTGATGCAAACGAAACGGTTGCGCGCTTTTCAAGAAGAATGTAAAAGGGGTAAGTTGATCGATGCTTAA